TTGCTCGGGGGTCATCTTCTTAAGCGTGCTGTCGCGGGTAATTCCAGCGTTGTTGATAAGGATGTCAATCTTACCGAATTTCTCGATTACCGCTTTGGTCGCAGCCTCTACCTCTTCGTACTTTGCGGTGTTAACCTTGGCAAAGGAAGCCTTCTTGCCTTCGCTGCAAAGCTGCTCGGCTAGGGCATTGCCTCTTGTTTCGTCCAAGTCCCAAATAATGGTGGTTGCGCCCTCGGCAGCAAAACGAGTTGCCGTTGCTGCACCGATACCTGCTGCGCCACCGGTGATGATGGCTACTTTATTCTCAAGTCGTTTCATCATTCTCTGAATTAGGTTAAACGAATTGCTTATCATGCTTTAGTTTGGCATTGCCGACGATACAGGCCGTACCCTGACTATTCTGCAGGGTGCAGCTTATAATGCCGACATGCTTTTCAGTGTTCACCTCCAGTACTTCGAAGCGGGCTTCGTAGGGCTCATCCACAAAAATTGGCGCAAGAAACTTCATCTCCTGCGACAGGTAGATGGTTCCTTCGCCGGGGAAAAGGGTTCCGAAAACTTTGGAGAAAACCGCCCCTGAGAGAAAACCGTGCACAATTGGTCGCTTAAAAATGGTATTGGCCGCATAGGCTGCATCGATATGGATAGGGTTGCAGTCGCCGGTTATCTCGGCAAACTTGTTAACATCCTCTTGCTTAAATTCGACGCTATGCGTGTAAACATCTCCTGGCTTAATCATGAGTGTCTTGCTTTTGTGGATTATGCGGTTTGCTTACTCTACCTTCTTAAGGATTATAGCCGTTCCCATACCTCCACCGATGCAAAGCGAAGCCAAGCCGTACTGCTTGTTGCTCTTCATCATTTCGTGAACAAGGCTAACGGTAATGCGATTGCCCGATGCACCAATTGGGTGACCAAGCGCAATGGCTCCACCGTTTACGTTGGTGTGTTGCTTAATCCACTCTTCGGTTACTCCATGGTCTTCAGATAGCTGACGAATTACGCCAAGCGATTGAGCCGCGAAGGCTTCGTTTAGCTCAAGGATCTCCATTTCGTCGAGTTTCATATTGGCTTTCTTAAGCGCCTTTGCAATAGCAGGGACAGGTCCCATTCCCATGATTGAAGGCTCAACTCCGCCCTGTCCGGTGGCAATAACTTCGGCAAGAGGGGTAAGGTTGTACTTGGCAACAGCCTCTTCCGATGCCAAAAGAACAAACGAAGCGCCATCGTTAATGCCTGAAGCATTACCTGCGGTAACGGTTCCGTCCTTCTTGAAGGCTGGTTTTAGGTTTGCCAGCTTATCGGGGTTGGTAGAGCGGTTTACGAACTCATCGGTGTCGAAGGAAACCATCTCCTTGCCAATCTTTACGGTGATAGGTACAATTTCATTTTTGAATCGTCCTTCGTCGATGGCGGTTGCGGCCTTAACCTGCGAGTTGTACGAGAATTCGTCTTGCTCCTTACGGGTGATGCTATACTTTTCGGCAACATTCTCAGCGGTGATGCCCATGTGATAGCCTTCGAATGCATCGGTAAGACCATCGCACACCATGTGGTCGATAGCCTTGAAGTCGCCCATCTTGTTTCCATTGCGGAGGGTTCCTGGTAGCACGTATCCGGCGTTAGACATCGACTCGGTACCACCTGCCAGTACAACTTCAGCCTCGCCAGCTTTAATGTGGGTAGCACCATCAAGGATGGCTTTCATTCCGCTACCGCAGATCATGTTGATGCCGTAAGCAGGTACTTCAACAGGGATGCCTGCCTTTACGGCTGCCTGACGGGCAATGCCTTGCTTGTATCCAGCCATCAGAATATTACCAACGATTACCTCGTCGATACTAGCGGGGTTTATCTTGGTTTCGTTAATGATGTTCTTAATCACCTCGGCGGCCATATCGGCAGGCGAAACGCTGCTGAGGCTTCCCATAAACTTGCCGACAGCGGTACGCTTAGCGGCAACGATAAATACTTTACTCATAATGTTAGCTCTGTATTGGTTTGATGTCTTTTGGAATAATCAGGGTTGCCTCGGTGGCTGCTTGCACCTCTTCAACCGTAAACTCGGGATTGATCTCCTTTAGTACGATGCCTTCTGGGGTAATCTCCATAACGCCCATTTCGGTGATGATGAGGTTTACCTGTCCTGCTGCGGTAAGCGGAAGGTTGCACTGCTTCATGATCTTATGCGCACCCTTAGCGGTGTGCTCCATGGTTAGGATTACCTTTTTTGCACCAATAAGCAGATCCATTGCTCCACCCATTCCTGGGGTTTTCTTTCCGGGGATCATCCAGTTGGCAAGGTTTCCTTTCTCGTCTACCTGAAGGGCGCCGAGGATGGTAACGTCAACATGCCCACCACGGATAATGGCAAAAGAGGTGGCGCTATCGAAGCTCGATGCTCCAGGTATTGCTGTAATGTAGCCTCCTCCTGCATTAACCAATTCGGGATTTTCTTCGCCGGGAGCAGGCTCCGGACCTATTCCGAGTAATCCGTTTTCCGATTGTAGAATTACTTTAACTCCAGCCGGAACGTAGTTAGGTACAAGCGTTGGAAGCCCAATGCCTAGGTTTACCACATCGCCATCTTTAAGTTCGAGGGCCGCTCTACGAGCAATTACCTCTCTTATCTGGTCTTTATCCATGTAGGGTAGGTTTTTATTTTTTAGAATACAGACATTAGACGTTAGATTTTAGACGTTAGATGGAGCTGTATCCTCGAAGTTGTTTATCCTCCCGTTGCCGGGAGGAGGGGGATAACTGTTTCTATTTCCCATAACTTCGTCTAACTTCTGAAATAACTTCGTCTAACTCCTATTTGTTTAATCTTCTGTCTAACTCTTGTGCGGCAAACGAGGCTACATCATCGGCGTAGGAGTTCATGCCGAAGCCGGCATCGTAGCCCAGCTCTTTGGCCAGCTCGTGCGAGATGCGTGGCCCACCGCAGATGAGGATAACCTTATCGCGAAGCCCTTCGGCCTCGAGCATCTCTACCAGCTCGATGAGGTTCTTGATGTGCACATCCTTTTGGGTAACGGTTTGCGATACCAGTAGCACATCGGCCTTCATCTCAATAGCCTTGGCTATAAACTCGTCGTTGGGAACCTGGCTACCCATGTTCAGCGCCTCAATCATTTCGTAGCGCTCCAATCCGTAGTGACCGGCGTAGCCCTTCATGTTCATGATGGCGTCGATACCTACGGTGTGGGCATCGGTGCCGGTGCTAGCGCCAACAATAACGATCTTGCGCCCGATGTGCTCCTTGATGAACTGGTCGGTTTCGTGCATGTCCATGGTGGTTGATTCCACCTTTGGCACGTATATGTTGGTGTAGTCTACGGTGTGGGTGCAGCTGGCGTAGCAGTTGAAGAAGGTGAAGCCTTCGGTTAGCTCCTTGAAGAAGACCACCTGAGGGTTCTCCAATCCCATCTTCTTCATCAGCTGCTTGGCAGCCTCGACGGCTTCGTCGCCTGCCGGAACGGGTAGGGTGAAGCTGAGCTGCATCTTACCGTCGTTCATTGTATCGCCGTAGGGCTTTATGTTTTTTAGGTCAAGCGTTTTGTCGAAATCGCTAGCCTCCATCGAGTATAATCCTCCGCTCATCTTAGCACCTGTTTTTCATTAGTTCAATAAATGGGTTGATGTAGTTGGCGCCCTTTTCGGCAACCCCGCTCAAGCCCTTTCCTCCGTTCTTTGGGCGCTTTACGTTGGCAAAGATTCCCTTCTCCAGCGCGATAAACAGCCCTTCCTTATCCAGCTTTTCGAGCAGCTCAACCGCCTCGGCTAGCACCTGCTGTGCACGCTTGCGGATGATGCCATCCTGCTTAAACTCCATCTCGTCGCCAATGCTCTTCATGTTGCTGAAGATGTACTTGGCGTTTTCGATGGCCAGGTAGCGGTCCGACATGAATGGGGTGTGGATGGCCTCGGTAATCATGCCTAGCAGCTGAATGCCCTGTCCTGTCCATATGGAGATCTGGTTGAAGAGCGCATCCTGAATCTGCCCCTTAAACACGTTCCCTGTCATGAACTTGGTAGGTGGCATGTACTTAAGCGGTGCCTTAGGGAATATCTCGCGGGTCATCTGTGCTTGGGCTAGCTCGTAAAGGAATCCGTTCTCGAGGTCGGGGTTCATTTCGAAGGCGTGTCCTAGGCCCATCTGCTCTTCGGGTAGCCCAGCCAGTAGGGCAAGCTGCTCGTTAACGAGGTCGGATGCTAGTACGGTGTGCGCCTCGTCGAAGGCATCGGCAGTGGTGAGGTAGTTGTCCTCGCCGGTGTTGATGATCACTCCGGCAAAACCGTTAATCACCCTCGAGAAGTACTGGTCGACCAGCGTGCGCTGCATGTTGATGTCGCGGAAAAGGATGCCGTAGAGGGCATCGTTCAGCATCACATCGAGCCCTTCGAGGGCGCCCATGGCGGCAATCTCGGGCATGCATAGCCCGGAGCAGTAGTTGCACAGGCGGATGTAGCGTCCAACCTCTTCGCCAACCTTATCGAGGGCTGTACGCATGATGCGGAAGTTCTCCTGGGTGGCGAATGTTCCTCCAAAACCCTCGGTGGTTGCACCGTAGGGAACATAGTCGAGCAAGCTTTGACCTGTGGTACGGATTACCGCAATGATGTCGGCACCTTGACGGGCGGCGGCTTCGGCCTGCACCA
This genomic window from Acetobacteroides hydrogenigenes contains:
- a CDS encoding acetyl-CoA C-acetyltransferase; amino-acid sequence: MSKVFIVAAKRTAVGKFMGSLSSVSPADMAAEVIKNIINETKINPASIDEVIVGNILMAGYKQGIARQAAVKAGIPVEVPAYGINMICGSGMKAILDGATHIKAGEAEVVLAGGTESMSNAGYVLPGTLRNGNKMGDFKAIDHMVCDGLTDAFEGYHMGITAENVAEKYSITRKEQDEFSYNSQVKAATAIDEGRFKNEIVPITVKIGKEMVSFDTDEFVNRSTNPDKLANLKPAFKKDGTVTAGNASGINDGASFVLLASEEAVAKYNLTPLAEVIATGQGGVEPSIMGMGPVPAIAKALKKANMKLDEMEILELNEAFAAQSLGVIRQLSEDHGVTEEWIKQHTNVNGGAIALGHPIGASGNRITVSLVHEMMKSNKQYGLASLCIGGGMGTAIILKKVE
- a CDS encoding 3-oxoacid CoA-transferase subunit B, which translates into the protein MDKDQIREVIARRAALELKDGDVVNLGIGLPTLVPNYVPAGVKVILQSENGLLGIGPEPAPGEENPELVNAGGGYITAIPGASSFDSATSFAIIRGGHVDVTILGALQVDEKGNLANWMIPGKKTPGMGGAMDLLIGAKKVILTMEHTAKGAHKIMKQCNLPLTAAGQVNLIITEMGVMEITPEGIVLKEINPEFTVEEVQAATEATLIIPKDIKPIQS
- the kamD gene encoding lysine 5,6-aminomutase subunit alpha: MQNSKLGLDYNTVSYAKGVAKKIADDVQLFVENYTTVAVERTLCRLLGIDNVDENEVPLPNVVVDALKEKGVLSEGVMFFIGNAIAETGLTPQQIAEQLATGKLDITTLPIHSKAEINKALEPHINAAINRIKARRARRENYLNTIGEGSKPYIYVIVATGNIYEDVVQAEAAARQGADIIAVIRTTGQSLLDYVPYGATTEGFGGTFATQENFRIMRTALDKVGEEVGRYIRLCNYCSGLCMPEIAAMGALEGLDVMLNDALYGILFRDINMQRTLVDQYFSRVINGFAGVIINTGEDNYLTTADAFDEAHTVLASDLVNEQLALLAGLPEEQMGLGHAFEMNPDLENGFLYELAQAQMTREIFPKAPLKYMPPTKFMTGNVFKGQIQDALFNQISIWTGQGIQLLGMITEAIHTPFMSDRYLAIENAKYIFSNMKSIGDEMEFKQDGIIRKRAQQVLAEAVELLEKLDKEGLFIALEKGIFANVKRPKNGGKGLSGVAEKGANYINPFIELMKNRC
- a CDS encoding MaoC family dehydratase; its protein translation is MIKPGDVYTHSVEFKQEDVNKFAEITGDCNPIHIDAAYAANTIFKRPIVHGFLSGAVFSKVFGTLFPGEGTIYLSQEMKFLAPIFVDEPYEARFEVLEVNTEKHVGIISCTLQNSQGTACIVGNAKLKHDKQFV
- the kamE gene encoding lysine 5,6-aminomutase subunit beta yields the protein MSGGLYSMEASDFDKTLDLKNIKPYGDTMNDGKMQLSFTLPVPAGDEAVEAAKQLMKKMGLENPQVVFFKELTEGFTFFNCYASCTHTVDYTNIYVPKVESTTMDMHETDQFIKEHIGRKIVIVGASTGTDAHTVGIDAIMNMKGYAGHYGLERYEMIEALNMGSQVPNDEFIAKAIEMKADVLLVSQTVTQKDVHIKNLIELVEMLEAEGLRDKVILICGGPRISHELAKELGYDAGFGMNSYADDVASFAAQELDRRLNK